ATTCGGCATCGCTCTACGTCCCTAGAGTACAATACAGCCCCAATAATAATGCCTTTTTGCCTTGCCCGGGTGCAAACCGGGCAAACGGGACGGTAAATGCCGTCAACGAGGGCGATGTGGCGGCGCGCCCGGCGTGCCGGAGTCATGTTCGATTTTTTTGAAAGCGAGTCAGATTTGCGTCGTTATCTCTCCCTTCCGTTCTCCGTCTGTGCTGCGGCGGCATTCCTGGCTCTGGCCGGCTGTTCGACGTACGACAGCGTGACCGACAAAGTGATCGGCGTGGTCACGCCGTATCGAATCAACATCGTTCAAGGCAATTTCGTCTCGAAAGAGGCCTATGACCAGCTTAAGCCCGGCATGACGCGCGATCAGGTGCGGCAATTGCTCGGCACACCGCTGCTCACGGATATATTCCACGCCAACCGCTGGGACTACGTCTTCTATTTCAAACGTGGCAACGCGTCGGTGGTGCAGGAGCGCCATCTGAAGGTGTACTTCGAAGGCGATACGCTGGCCCGTTGGGAAGGCGGGGAAAACTTGCCGACCGAGTACCAACTGGTTCAGGAAATCGATGGACAGAAGGGTAAGGCTGTGAAGACCGAAGCGCCTGCGCCGTCGACAGCGAGCGCTGCCGCCGCCGAGGCTGCGGCGCCGTCGCCGGATGCGGTGGCTGTCGCCCCCACGGCCGCGCCCGCCGCAACGGATGCCGCAACGGTGTCTGCCCCCGCCTCGCAAGCCGCTCCTGTCGCTGACAGCAGCGCGTCGGGTGGCTCGGGCGTGTCGGGCGGTACCGGACTCGTGCCGTCGCCGCGCGTCACCTCGGGTGGCGGTCTTTTCTCGACACCCAAGTAAGCTGTTGAAAGCAGAAAGAATCACGATGATGAAAATTGCGATTGCCGGTGCGTCCGGCCGTATGGGCCGGATGCTGATCGAAACGGTTCTGGCCGCCGATGACGCTGAGCTGGTCGGGGCGCTTGACCGTGAAGGCAGCCCCGCGCTTGGGCATGACGCAGGTGCTTTCCTGGGCCGCGAGACGGGGGTAAGAATTACCGCTGATCTCGACGCGGCACTCGCCAGCGCCGAATACCTGATCGATTTCACTCGCCCCGAAGGCACGCTGGCGCATCTGGCCGCCGCCGAAAAGCACGGTGTGAAGATGATCGTCGGCACGACGGGCTTCTCCGAAGACGACAAGGCGCGTCTGGCTGCCGGTGCCGAGCGTGTAGCAGTCGTGTTTGCGCCCAACATGAGCGTTGGCGTCAATGCCACATTCAAGCTGCTCGAGGTCGCCGCCAAGATTTTGAACACGGGTTACGACATCGAGATTATCGAAGCTCACCATCGCTACAAGGTCGATGCCCCGTCCGGCACGGCGTTGCGCATGGGGGAAGTCGTGGCCGAAGCGTTGGGTCGCGACCTGAAGGAATGCGCCATCTACGGCCGCGAAGGCGTGACCGGCGAGCGCGATCCGTCGACCATCGGTTTTGCTACCGTGCGTGGTGGCGATATCGTCGGCGATCACACGGTGCTGTTTGCCGGCATCGGCGAACGCATCGAAATCACGCATAAGTCGTCGAGCCGTCTTTCGTATGCACAGGGCTCGCTGCGCGCTGCCCGCTTCCTCGCGCAGCACAAGACCGGCCTGTTCGACATGCAGGACGTGTTGGGCCTACGCTGATCCAGCGTTGGCCTCTGGCCGGGTTGCCGGTGGCGTACCTCAGATGCGTCAACCGGCTCTCCGAGGCCATCGAAAGGGGCGGACGCCACCGCAGATCGCATGACGCATCCGCGGGTTCCGGCGTCAAG
This window of the Pandoraea fibrosis genome carries:
- a CDS encoding outer membrane protein assembly factor BamE, producing the protein MFDFFESESDLRRYLSLPFSVCAAAAFLALAGCSTYDSVTDKVIGVVTPYRINIVQGNFVSKEAYDQLKPGMTRDQVRQLLGTPLLTDIFHANRWDYVFYFKRGNASVVQERHLKVYFEGDTLARWEGGENLPTEYQLVQEIDGQKGKAVKTEAPAPSTASAAAAEAAAPSPDAVAVAPTAAPAATDAATVSAPASQAAPVADSSASGGSGVSGGTGLVPSPRVTSGGGLFSTPK
- the dapB gene encoding 4-hydroxy-tetrahydrodipicolinate reductase, with amino-acid sequence MKIAIAGASGRMGRMLIETVLAADDAELVGALDREGSPALGHDAGAFLGRETGVRITADLDAALASAEYLIDFTRPEGTLAHLAAAEKHGVKMIVGTTGFSEDDKARLAAGAERVAVVFAPNMSVGVNATFKLLEVAAKILNTGYDIEIIEAHHRYKVDAPSGTALRMGEVVAEALGRDLKECAIYGREGVTGERDPSTIGFATVRGGDIVGDHTVLFAGIGERIEITHKSSSRLSYAQGSLRAARFLAQHKTGLFDMQDVLGLR